The sequence cccaaaacaacaacaaaacaccctTTTCTTCCTCAAACCAAGCGGATTTGGGCTGCGCCCCACATTTCATGAGGGCTCTGCAAGCggtgggtggggaaaaaaaaaaaacaaccctcagcCCACACGTGGGAAGGGGCTGGTGcccaggagggagaagggagagctcGTGGGAGGAGGGAGATTGCAGCGGGTATTTCCCCAAGCGGCAAACAGGGGCCACAATCTTTCGTAAGCTCGGTGACCGCCTCCAAAAGCAGGTGACAGGGGACGAGGTGCCTCGTGCCAGGAGTCCCCAGAAAACAACTCGCCTCCGGGGTTTTCGGCTGCGCCTCGGCCAGACGCACGACGCAGGAGCCGTCCCTCCACCTCAGCGCCTCCGTCCAGAGAGGTTCCCGGCCACTGCTGCGGCGGGAGGCCTCGGAGGAGACTCAAGATTcgatcttttccttctttttgccttttttcaggAAAGATGGGGTCCggaatttcttcttcttcttcgaGGGTGATTTGGAGGGTGAACCTTCAGGGGAGACGGGGCTGCTGGTCACTGTCTCCTTCTCCTTGGGGGCATCCTGGTTGGTGTCAGCAGGGGCAGTTGTCCGCCCCCCCGTTTTGCCCAGGTTTTCCTCGGTGCTTTGCTCCTCGTCCTTCCCGTTCACCACCGCCGGCGGCTCCTTCTCGGTGGCGGAATCGGCTGGTGCTTGGCCGCCGTCCGCCTTCTTGTCACCTTggtgaggggaaagaggagaggtGAGGCTTGGGGCAGCGGTGACCGGCACTGTGGAGGTTTATATTTCCCCCAACTCGCCGGTTTGACCTGGGCAGGAGCAGGATTTGGCTCCCATGGACGGAGGGTGCTGGGACCAAATCCGCTCCCACCACAGGTGCCACTTTCCtgactcttccccccccctcttccccgCGGGACAAGCGACGGTGGGATGGAGAGCTGggaagaggcaggcagggaaggcgGCTGGCTCCGTCCTGGCCTCGCCGCTGGAAATAAAGCaggcagcaaaaaaaacccacaacaaaacaaggCAACCCAAGGCATTTCCTTCTGCATCGCTCCCCAAAGGAGCGGTTCTGAAACGGGCCGCGGAGAGCAAGGTCGCCCCGAGCTAGCGAGGCTCAAGGACGGCCTCTCCGTACTTACTACGGTGACAAGTATTCAGAGTCAGAGGTAACTCCTTGGGTGAAAGCCACACgtggaggaaagagaaaggaagacgTTTgtggagagacagacagacagacaccacGAGACACAATGAGAAAGCGAGAAGCCGCGCGCTCCCGCTGCCCTCTCCCGCACCCTGAGACCCGTTGTAGGGAGCATAAAACAACAGGAATGTCGCACCCATCAGCACGTTCGGAGGGGGACAGAGGTGTCCCCTGCCACCCCACAAAGCCACTGGTGGACACTCACGTCCTCCTGCTGTGATGTTCAAGGCAGGGGTGCCTTTGTGATGTGAATCCCTGTCGGTACTCGCCCCCACTGGCGTGGGGACCCCCCAGAGGGAAAGGCAAATGGACATGGGAGGGTGACATTTATCTGCATTTTGGCGTGGTCTGGCTACAGCCACCCTCATCCCCCCCGTTTTGGTTGCTCACTGGACACCCCAGCTCCTCATCTCCACTTGCCGGGTGAGCCCGGGCGCTCACCGGCCCCACTCACCCTCCGAGGGCTCCGCAGGCGTCGGGGCCAGGCTCTCTGCTGGCACCGTGGCCGGGCTCTGCGGCGGGGAGGCAGGGGGGGATTTTTCGGGGGCGGGAGCCTGGCTCTCCTCTGCAGCACTTTCCTTCTCACCTGTCAGTGGAGAGATGTGCTGGCCCCGGGGTCCACTGGGTGCTGGGCCCCAAGGGGGATCTGGGATCCGGGCTCCCCCGTACCCCTCCTACCCTGCAGCCCCAGCTTTTTCCTCTCCACCTCCTGCTTGTACTCCTCCAGCTCCTGGTCCGTGAGCTggctgaaggggtttgggggctccGGTTCAGGGGGTGCCTCCTCCTGGGACGCCTCTTTGGCCTCCGTGTCCCCTAAATGGCTCTCTGTGGACTGAAACGGCCACCCCGGTGCGGTGTCACCCCCTCACCACCAACTGGTGGGATGCcaaggaggcagggaaggggctgggtgcTCCGGGGAGGGCACTTGGGGATGGGCACACGGGGGGCACATACGGGGCTACGGCTGGTCTCGGCGATCACGCTGGCCAGCAGCTGTGACTGGGGCCCGGCCGACTTCACGTCCTGGCGGTTTTGCTCCCGGATCTGCGGGCGAGATGCAGAgcgaggagaggggaaaaaagcctccCCTTTGcctcaggctctgcccaggcccCTGCACCCGCGTCCCAAAACCCATTGGGGACTTCCAAGATGGGGACTGTACCTTGTTCCTCATCTCCAGCACCTCCTGCGGGTCTGTGTAGAGGGGCACAAACTGGTTGGGGTTCTCGATTCGGATGGGGGTCCCACTGCTGCCTTTTTCCACCTCATCCGCTTTCAGCCACTGTGTGTCAAAACCCCGATAAATACAAGTCGGTGAAGAGAGGAGACCCCAATAAATGCATAGAGGGGAGACCCTGATAAAACGTGTGGCGCTCAGCCCCCAGAGCTGGGGAGgtgggattttaaaataaatataggTTCGGGGGGCTGATGCCATTCCCAAGCCAGCCCCTGTCCCAAATTAACCGCCCCCCCCGGGATGTCGTGGCAGCCCCGCACCGTCGTCTTCGTTTTCTGGCTGCCGGcactgccctgctgctcctcGGCCACGTTGACTCTCATGTAGGTGTTGGGGGTGTTGAGCCACCGTGTCTTCTCCTTCTGTTGCTTCTGGGCGTGCTGCCGCAGCGCAGGGACAGGGGCGGCCTCCTCCTCGAAGACGAAGGCCGTCACCGTGGCGGGGATCAGCACGTCACTTTTGGGCTTGCTCTTCTCCTGCACGAAGGGGTAGCGGTAGGTGTAGCCCGTGCGGTAACcctagaaaggcagagagcacTCGGTCGTGAGTAAtatagggattaaaaaaaaaaaagatatttttgtgcGTTTTGGGGGAGCTTGATGTGGTTTTGCACTGGCCGGTGCTCACCAGGTTGTCCAGCATTCTCATCAGGGCTTCGAATTCATGCTCGCCCAAGCGGCTCTTCTGCATGGGCCCAAAGGTGCTGCCGGCCCAGCGCACGGAGCCCATCTCGTGGGGCCGGTGCTTGGCGCGCTCCAGCACGATCAGGTTCTCTGCGCCGCCCGCGCTCGCCAGCGCTGACACCTACGGCCGAGCCCGGGGAGAAGCAGCTGATGCAGCCGGACGGGGATGGCCCCAgacctgcccacagcccccacagCTGCGCTGGTCTGTCCCATCCTGGGCACCATGCTGGTGGTAGAGACCTGGCACAGCTCAGTGCATGGTGCCAGGGCACTGCAGTGGCAGCAGAGACCTGGCACAGCTCAGTGCACAGTCTCAGAGCAACCCACTGCCTTCAGAGacctggcacagctcagcacaagCTCCTGGGGCATGGTGCTGGCAGCTGAGCCCATGCACAGCTCGGTGCTTATTCCCAGGGGCATCACCCGGGCATCACCCTGGCAGCTGAGACCATACACAGCTCAGCACACACCCCAGCACGGGCTGGGCGCTCACCTGGATCTCGCAGGCCGCCTGCAGATGGAAGATGCTGTAAAAGGCCTCCTCGGCGGTGTCACCCAGCGCCAGCACCCCGTGGTTGCGCAGCACCAGGATCTGCAGCACcgagcgcggggaggggggatgtcAGCGGGGCAAGGAGGAGGAGACGGGGATGGTGGGGTGGCcctcacaccccacccccccagtcaGTGTCCCCTCACCTTGCAGGTGGGACCGAGGGATTTTTGGAGCTCGACCCGATCGGCTTCGTCCTCCACCTCCCCGCGGAAGTCGAAGTAGGCGACGTCCCCCAGCAGCAGCGCGGCGCGGGAGATGGGCAGCACGCCGCAGCGCATGGCCGACACCTGCGGCGGAGCAGGCAGGGTGGCAAAACCCCTCCctatcccccccctcccccaaaaaatcccatttgtgtgtcccccccccaataTCTTACCGCAGCAGTGGCCGGCGTGTGCAAGCGGATGATGCAGCGGGTGTCGGGGCGGGCGGCGTAGATGGCGGCGTGGAGGCTGAAGCTGCGGGCGTCGGGGGCGAAGCTGGTGCTGCCCTGCTCCACCACGGCCCCCAGCACGTTCACCTTGATCTGGGAGGAAGCAGGGGGCTCAGAGGTGCCTGGTCCCCCCCTCTCCACAGGGGGGTTTGTGGTGGGGCGATGACAGGGACAGACCACTCACCAGGCTGGCTGCTGTCACCTCGCTGCACGCCAGCCCCTGCGGGGCCACCAAGAAATGCTCCTGCTCCTTGCTCACCCGCAGCTGCAGCGGGAAAAAGCCCATATGggtatgaaaaaattaaaaaataaacacccacccccccaaacttATCCTTctaccaaaacccccaaaaagcCCCAACTACCCCAAACCatcccaaactcccccctccACCAAAAAATCAACTCACCCAACAGCTCCCAatccacacacaaaaaacaactCCCCCAAAGAAGCCCCCAAAACTCCCACcgcccaaaaaaaccccaaacccctgccccccaaaaaacaccaacCCACTCAACCCTCCCAAACCCTGAAAAGCCCACCCAACCCAAATCCCAAACCCCTCAAAACCCCTtccaaaaaaaacaacccccctaAACACTTCCCAACGCCTCCCCAACCCACCCAAAGCATAAACTACCCCAAAAATTCCCTCAAcacccccccctaaaaaaaaacctcaaccaaatCCCCAACCCCTGCACTCTTCTCCAAAATCCCCATAATACCCACCCCTCCCCAAACACCCAAACAACCCCAAAGCCCCAAAAGCACCCCCCTCCCAAAAGGAACaacccctccccgagccccccccgccccagtttCGGGGTGCTCACGGTGACAGCAGCGTGTCCCAGCTGGGCCCAGCCGTAGAGGTCGAGCAGGCGGTGGATGCTGCCCACCTTGCAGCGCATCAGCCGCTCCCCCTTGGCCAGTGCCGGCACCTCAGGGCCGTGCAGGTCATTGATGGGGGTGACAGCCGCCAGCCCTGGGGACGTGTCACCCCCCCATGGTGAGTGAGAGATTGGGGGGGGCAGGTTTaactcccccccgccccccaaccctAGGGGTATTGCAGGGATAGGGGAGCAGAGGATTATGGAGTTGGGCTTGGTCATATCAAAGGTTTGGTGGCCGCCAAGGTTTGATGGTCCCAAAGGTTTCAGGAGCCCCCAAGGTTTTAGGGACCACCAGGTTTCAGGGGTGACTGGTTGGGGTTGGCAGAGTGACCCCCCTTCTGTCCCTGTGGTCCCAATCCCCTCCCTACCCCCTTGCCCTGTCCCATCTCCTCTactagaaatgaaaggaaaaatgaagccCTACCAGATGTTTTATCACCTACAACCCCATAAATTAAGAAAAACCCTCAAAAATGTCTCCAAAATGTTCCATTTTCCCCCCAGAAAGCCCTTGGCAGGTGTGGCCATACCCATAGGGGAGGTGGGGAGGACAGCGGGGGACGTGGTGGCCATGAAGTCGGCGATCTGCCGCAGGGCCCAGATGTGGGACGAGTTGTTCCCCTTCTTCATCTGCTCCTGGATGAGGctctccagctcctccctgaAAGACTGCGGCATCCCGGCCCCGCCGGCGTCACCTCCCTCGGGGAAGGGACACGGTGACCGAGCAGGGACCGTCTGGTGGCACCGGGGTGGGGGCACCACCAGATTGGTGGTGGCAGCCTCACCTGCTTGGTGGTGGTGGCACCACGGGCTTGGTGTCAGTGACACCATCAGCTTGGTGGCAGCAACACCACTGGCATGGTGTCACAGTGACGGTGGCACCACCAGCTTGGTGACATGGTGATGGTGG comes from Athene noctua chromosome 28, bAthNoc1.hap1.1, whole genome shotgun sequence and encodes:
- the ADD2 gene encoding beta-adducin; translation: MSTAASPEPLPSPPAPAPRYLEGLAEGDPEYLRARNMAADLRQDFNMMEQKKRVTMILQSPSFREELESLIQEQMKKGNNSSHIWALRQIADFMATTSPAVLPTSPMGLAAVTPINDLHGPEVPALAKGERLMRCKVGSIHRLLDLYGWAQLGHAAVTLRVSKEQEHFLVAPQGLACSEVTAASLIKVNVLGAVVEQGSTSFAPDARSFSLHAAIYAARPDTRCIIRLHTPATAAVSAMRCGVLPISRAALLLGDVAYFDFRGEVEDEADRVELQKSLGPTCKILVLRNHGVLALGDTAEEAFYSIFHLQAACEIQVSALASAGGAENLIVLERAKHRPHEMGSVRWAGSTFGPMQKSRLGEHEFEALMRMLDNLGYRTGYTYRYPFVQEKSKPKSDVLIPATVTAFVFEEEAAPVPALRQHAQKQQKEKTRWLNTPNTYMRVNVAEEQQGSAGSQKTKTTWLKADEVEKGSSGTPIRIENPNQFVPLYTDPQEVLEMRNKIREQNRQDVKSAGPQSQLLASVIAETSRSPSTESHLGDTEAKEASQEEAPPEPEPPNPFSQLTDQELEEYKQEVERKKLGLQGEKESAAEESQAPAPEKSPPASPPQSPATVPAESLAPTPAEPSEGDKKADGGQAPADSATEKEPPAVVNGKDEEQSTEENLGKTGGRTTAPADTNQDAPKEKETVTSSPVSPEGSPSKSPSKKKKKFRTPSFLKKGKKKEKIES